In the genome of Mytilus edulis chromosome 3, xbMytEdul2.2, whole genome shotgun sequence, one region contains:
- the LOC139517192 gene encoding LITAF domain-containing protein-like, with protein MSKEQTPLSQNGQSSTMYNEPPPAYPGNYNQPGGYPPQSQSTGYGTQQSNPTMVVTGQPTVLIQQFREAPVRTHCQSCGADILTSTHYETGTMTWVVAGVMCIIGLWLGCCLIPFVLDACKDVIHTCPSCHKMIGRYNRMN; from the exons ATGTCGAAGGAACAAACTCCACTCTCACAGAATGGACAGTCCTCTACAATGTACAATGAACCACCTCCAG CTTACCCCGGAAATTATAACCAACCCGGTGGATATCCTCCACAGTCTCAGTCCACTGGGTATGGAACACAACAATCCAACCCGACCATGGTTGTCACTGGGCAGCCGACAGTTCTTATACAACAATTCAGGGAGGCACCTGTTCGTACCCATTGTCAGAGCTGTGGAGCAGACATCCTAACTTCAACTCACTATGAAACGGGAACAATGACATGGGTTGTTGCTGGTGTGATGTGTATCATAGG GTTATGGCTTGGATGCTGTTTAATCCCTTTTGTCCTGGATGCTTGCAAAGACGTGATCCATACTTGTCCTAGCTGCCATAAAATGATTGGCCGCTACAACAGGATGAATTGA
- the LOC139517194 gene encoding medium-chain acyl-CoA ligase ACSF2, mitochondrial-like, whose amino-acid sequence MATLGKSYIYIPETVDILHTSIPDKLKELAEECPDREAVIFCSPDGGRCSITYFQLYTKAELFAKRILTYGFERGSIIAVANINTPEWLICTFGLQMAGLVPLHFAFARESPNSVVNLLNGVGNCVAIILDSSDIGISKQFIETMDTNGKAISSKIPSLQNVFPMNAFNDEQIPSGQCNLPYITADDVCGIFLTSGSSGLAKAVPMTHMRMIEMGVHWGKLLDVQPGEKFYNDKPFSWQGSYPSIWLATKGSRVTATDIFAMKSVEEINDFTLRVLESESCVSAFLLTPCISDLLSRKELSVRVFPLRVICTAGLPVDSFCANVIGRTATNFAVAYGCTEIGFMCSTVVNSNEYENYEVGQPLPGTEIKIVDENEHIVPKGTTGEIYVRLRYRFLGYLNAKQKAEQCCDKTGWYKTDDVGYVKPGNSVVVTGRKSDMMVIGGALVSPSYIEGVLKTHPSVANVYIGPVHDKQTFQHGCAAIILKKDKTVTVDELVNFLTKEKGKYAESFLGNLHVPKTFLFFGSFPKTHSGKLDRKALKDEIKKRL is encoded by the coding sequence atgGCGACGTTAGGTAAAAGTTACATTTATATACCAGAGACAGTGGATATATTACACACATCTATACCCGATAAACTTAAAGAATTGGCTGAGGAATGTCCTGACAGGGAAGCTGTAATATTTTGTTCACCAGACGGTGGTCGTTGTTCAATTACATACTTTCAACTGTACACAAAGGCAGAGTTGTTTGCTAAAAGAATACTTACATATGGATTTGAGAGAGGAAGCATAATTGCAGTGGCTAATATAAACACCCCAGAATGGCTTATTTGTACTTTTGGGCTACAAATGGCAGGACTTGTGCCATTACATTTTGCCTTTGCCAGGGAAAGTCCAAACAGCGTGGTAAATCTTTTGAATGGAGTTGGTAACTGTGTTGCAATCATCCTAGATTCGAGCGATATTGGGATTTCTAAGCAGTTTATAGAAACAATGGATACTAATGGCAAGGCTATCAGCTCAAAAATCCCATCATTACAAAACGTCTTTCCAATGAATGCATTCAACGATGAACAAATTCCTAGTGGTCAATGTAACCTGCCATATATTACTGCCGATGATGTATGTGGTATCTTTCTTACTTCCGGTAGTAGCGGCTTGGCCAAGGCGGTACCAATGACTCACATGAGGATGATAGAAATGGGGGTCCATTGGGGAAAACTTCTTGACGTTCAGCCAGGGGAAAAGTTCTACAACGACAAACCTTTCAGTTGGCAGGGCAGTTATCCTTCAATATGGCTTGCAACTAAAGGATCGCGGGTTACAGCAACTGATATTTTCGCAATGAAATCTGTAGAAGAGATCAATGATTTTACTCTCCGTGTTTTGGAATCTGAATCGTGTGTCTCGGCTTTCCTTTTGACACCATGTATATCTGACCTGTTAAGCAGAAAGGAATTAAGTGTTCGTGTATTTCCCCTTCGTGTTATCTGTACAGCAGGACTTCCGGTAGATTCTTTTTGTGCAAACGTGATCGGCAGAACAGCTACTAATTTTGCAGTTGCTTACGGTTGTACAGAAATTGGATTTATGTGTAGCACTGTTGTAAACTCGAACGAGTACGAAAATTATGAAGTTGGGCAACCATTACCTGGTACAGAAATTAAAATAGTTGATGAAAATGAACATATTGTCCCAAAAGGCACAACTGGAGAAATCTATGTTCGTTTAAGATACCGATTTCTCGGTTATTTGAATGCCAAACAAAAAGCTGAACAGTGCTGTGACAAGACTGGTTGGTACAAAACTGACGATGTAGGATATGTCAAACCAGGCAATAGCGTAGTGGTAACGGGACGCAAATCAGATATGATGGTTATAGGTGGCGCTTTAGTATCACCGTCTTATATCGAAGGTGTATTGAAGACACATCCATCTGTTGCGAACGTTTACATCGGCCCTGTTCACGATAAACAGACGTTTCAGCATGGTTGTGCAGCGATCATCTTAAAGAAAGACAAAACAGTTACAGTAGACGAATTAGTAAACTTTCTAACGAAAGAAAAGGGAAAATATGCGGAGAGTTTTCTAGGAAATTTGCATGTTCCCAAGACATTTCTGTTCTTTGGATCATTTCCAAAAACTCATAGTGGAAAGCTTGACAGAAAAGCtttaaaagatgaaataaaaaaacggCTATAA